TTTTGGTCCAAGCATTGATTGTAGGTGCAGGGGCATCAACATATTTAACGGGCGGTATGGGTTGAACACCCGACTCTGTCTCAGATTCTTCTTTGTCCTTTGGGCCATCTTTATTTCCTGCGACGTAATCCAAACCACTTCTGTCTCCACGCTCTCGTTCCTTATGCGACCTCTCATTACTTCCGGTATGACCACGAAGAGGATGCCTGTGATCACGATGTCTGTGCCGTTCTCGAAACTCTCGCTGCTGTTCCCTCAATTTTTCTTTCCTCCTGGCGCTCTTTGGCGCCACAGTCTGAAACTCTCCGTCACTGCCGATATCGCCATTCATCTGTTCGCCTTCTAAGGTGGATTCTTGTCCTTGTTTCAAAGTCTCTCTCTGTACAACTGGTTGGTTCTGTTCGACAGCAGGCGGTAACTCATTCTCGTAACGCTTCTCTAATTTATTCTGCGGATTGAATCTTCTGCCAGGCCTTTGGTACAATTTCCCCTTGGTGGTCAAACTTTGGGAAGTGATACGATCCTTGTTAGGCACAGACTGTTGTTGAACCACTTGACCACCAATATTCTCTTTGTTGTTACCCTTGTTGGCCGCTCGAGACTCGCTACCGCTCTTAGGATTCAAGATACTTGCGTAAGAGACCCCGGGGCCCTGTTCCCTCTCGGTACTTCCCTGAGTGCCGCTGGCCACCTTGGCCGCCATCTTGGATAATACGCGCCGAAAGACAAAACACGAGGCACGAACACGAGGATTTCGGTTCGAGAAACTTTCACAGAACGTTGCTTTGTCTCAGGCAGTGGTGAAGTCCCGAGGAACCTCGAGCACCCTCGGACACATTAATCTACCCGAGTAGCCCCGTTGCCTGGTCTTAGATTCGAGACGTTTCGCGTGTCGATACGGGTTTTAAAGCACCAATCTAGGGACATCCTCCATGCCATGAACCAGACTCATGTCTCCTCGAGATTCGTGCGATATATGCACGAACATACACGAATTTGACAGAAATTCCACGTATCTAACCGTAGAAAGCCTGCCGTTCGGTTCTCTTCTCAATAGGAGAACGCCCACTCGAGAGGCTCGTCACGAGGGATCGCTCTTTCCAGAAGGAGCGGCGTGCACACGCGGTCGTTACCAAATATACCCAGATTAATGTCTTTTTCACCGTTCGATCTTATTCGTGTTGAAATTCCGTCAAGGCTCGATAGCGGAAAAACAATTCGAGAAAATAGTTCTATCACGATCCGACGATTGGACGTACAAAGAACTTTCCGACACGACGTAAAACACGAGGCGATCGGTTGCGTGGTTAAGAACACGCTGACTCGGCGATTTCACAAGACGATTGAAAATCAGCCGGCAAACATTTTTTTACCGATGAAGAATAATTAAACGTTGATTAAATCTACCTTGTTTTCTTTCGTGGACAAACGGAGAAATGTTGAGGAAATGCACGGGTACGCAAGCAGTGTGTGTGCCGTGTACGAAAAAGAAGGCTAGCAGACAACCAAAGTACACCTCGTTAGTGCAAGCAATTTTTCTTCTCCACGGACCCTTTTTATATTTTGCAAGAATTTTTACCGGCTTGTTTGTGCACAGGCTAGGAATTTAGTCACAATAGCAGCGAGTTTAGGAGCACCGTTTCAACGTCACGTTACCACGGATTACGTAAACACGGCATTTTCGGCGATCTTTTTCGACGGAAAAGCGGTCTGCAAAACACATGTGGCCAACGCTTGCTCCTGGCCTTTACACGAGCGGGTACGGAGTTTCCGGTTTAATCAATTCTATCGTAAGTCCTGTAGATAGCGCTGCTGTACTTCCTGTTTTATGAATGCCCGCGCAATTTAACGTCATTACGGTCTTTCAAATTGTTCGAATACAGTGCACACCCGTGTTTCTTTAAAAAGTTATGTAATTTCTAAAACATTATCGATATCGACTACTTTTTCATACTTACATTAAAATTAGAAAACTTTTTACAGAAAGCAGAATGTGATTGAATTGAAAATAActcaaaaaatataatataataatataaataatttatttctctGTACACAGTATGTTGCAAATttctattttataaaatatagtattttatttatataattctTTCATAGCTATTAACAATGTAATGTTTTATACATTTTATGTGTAAGGTATTGCACTTGTTCACAGGCTTAATTAGCTTCTTTTCTTGACACTTCTATTCGTAAAGTCGTTCACAAGAAAAAAACGTAGCAAACATTGTAAAATATTCAAAAACGCAGTTTAAATATaggtttttttaatattattgttAGTATGCATAAAATTTAATTCCAAGAATAATCATACTGATATACTTTTGGTATTCTTAATCTTTTCACGtatttttcaattaatttaGACTTTtactaaaaatatatgtatattagcTGACTTGTAAAGGGTATTTCTTCATTGATCGCTCAAATGCCTCTGCTATAGTAGACCTAAAAAGTTTaagaaaattaaatataaatcacAAGAGGGATGCGAGAAATGTTCTACATTTAAATAAGTACTCATATACCTAAATACTTTCTGATGAAGGAGGTATGCAGATACATGTCCAgcatctatgtatcgaatctCAGCTCCTGGCCAGATTTTGTCTAAACTCATACAGCCATCGCGTGGCACATATGCATCGTTCCGCGCGCAAACAGCTATAATCAACTCGGTATCAACAGGTACTTCGAAATTTTTTAAATGTGTACATTCGTCCATAATACCGCACATAAATTGTAGCGCCTCCCGCTCCCGCCAGTTACAATCGGAAAATAATGGATGTTTTGGAACTGGTAACAAACAAACGCCTATTGCCAAAATAGAATGTGTCACAATCATGCTTGTTTAAAATTAGTATTTAAGACTAAGGAACAAAAATAGTTATTTATGTTTAGTAAATACTTATTAATAACACAAAAAAATTGATTCATCgttgaaaaatgaaaaagaaaaaaaaatggatgattcaacagaaatctaatgttaaTATTACATGCAAACATTTCAAAGCGTTCAGACTTTCTAAGAAATGTTCAAATAATTAATCTTTCATAAAAAACAAATAAACAAATTTATGATTTTTAGTGATACTTCATATAAGTACGTACATAAAAAATACTTGCCTTTAAGTGTATTCGAATCTTTTATTTTGAATTTGTTAGATAAAAGATTTAAAGGGAATATTCTTGCCGCTTTTTCCTCAgcaatttcattttttaaattattgtcttTGTTTCGTGAATCACAGTCCTTACATTCTTTATTATTAATCACAGTTTCAGAGGCAGTTATAGTACGTACTTCTTTGTCACCATCATCAGACTTCTCTTTTAATTCGTTAACTCTTTTCATACTTGCAGGATAGTGTTGTGCAAAATGTTGCCCAGCTAAAAACGCATCCTAATAGcagaaaattaattaccttATGTTACAAGTCTTGCTTATATACTTTGTAGAATTAATTTATAGTTAGAATTAAGATAAGGTAAAAAACAATATGGTTAGAAATCTTTTCCATTTAAATCGACTGTGTATACTTACTTCTTCACCAACAATTCTCACCATTTTGGCAAGATCATTTTGATATAGTTTATTTGCAAAATATTGATCTTCTAGAAGCGTCCAATTAATTGAGGCACTCATTACTCCTTGTGTGAATACTGGTGAGGCTGTTGACCATGATAAACAAGGAACTAACGGTATTGGTTTTGGCCAATTAGTTGCAGCCAAAGAAGCCATCTAAAAAAAGCATCACAAATATATGTTACTGGTGTTTACCAagttattttaatataatttaatcTCTTGGTATTACAGTAGGACCCTGATTATCTGAGATAATTGTGATACATGCTGTTAGAATAATCGAATAGCTCTGATTTCGTGTGGAAGATGATTAATGTTCCGATAATTGAGGTTCTATACTTCTGATAATTCTATATGTCTGATAGTATATTTAATTTGAACaaaaataaaacatagaaatacacAAACATGGCCGCCCATTGATAAACCAGTCAGTCCTAGAGGTCCAAAACCTTGTTTTTCGCACCAATTTAGTAAAACAATTGATTCCATTATTAAACATCCTCCCATGATAAAAATGTCACAAACGTTGTGCAAACAAGAACGTCTGCAAACCacatgaattttaatataaatatatacctaTTTTAGAATACAATACATCTTTACTGTTACAAACCTTCATAAATACAAGTTCTTACATTTGATTCTGTGGTTTTCTTGAACCATAAAATGGGTTTTCCAATAATAAAGACGCAATTCCAGATTCTTTCAGTAATGGTTTTGCAATTAAATTTCTCCTTCGCCAAAAGAACTGTTAATATACAATTGATTAATTACATATTTCATATctaatttcccagaaaggaaagaACCACTTACATGATCTCCTGTACCAGCTAGGTGTAAACAAATGGGCTTTACTTTATGAGAGGACCATTTTTTTGGTAATATTACTTGAAAATGTGCAG
The window above is part of the Xylocopa sonorina isolate GNS202 chromosome 3, iyXylSono1_principal, whole genome shotgun sequence genome. Proteins encoded here:
- the LOC143422298 gene encoding protein ABHD18 isoform X1 — translated: MMPRSRLDAVYRSILLTKFFTKGWGSPQNLKRIFEFRRRLSNRETCYSLIPHDYPINVTKDEEWSDCHIIEGNFESPFNKHLPGIMPTETITAHFQVILPKKWSSHKVKPICLHLAGTGDHFFWRRRNLIAKPLLKESGIASLLLENPFYGSRKPQNQIRSCLHNVCDIFIMGGCLIMESIVLLNWCEKQGFGPLGLTGLSMGGHMASLAATNWPKPIPLVPCLSWSTASPVFTQGVMSASINWTLLEDQYFANKLYQNDLAKMVRIVGEEDAFLAGQHFAQHYPASMKRVNELKEKSDDGDKEVRTITASETVINNKECVCLLPVPKHPLFSDCNWREREALQFMCGIMDECTHLKNFEVPVDTELIIAVCARNDAYVPRDGCMSLDKIWPGAEIRYIDAGHVSAYLLHQKVFRSTIAEAFERSMKKYPLQVS
- the LOC143422298 gene encoding protein ABHD18 isoform X2; this encodes MMPRSRLDAVYRSILLTKFFTKGWGSPQNLKRIFEFRRRLSNRETCYSLIPHDYPINVTKDEEWSDCHIIEGNFESPFNKHLPGIMPTETITAHFQVILPKKWSSHKVKPICLHLAGTGDHFFWRRRNLIAKPLLKESGIASLLLENPFYGSRKPQNQIRSCLHNVCDIFIMGGCLIMESIVLLNWCEKQGFGPLGLTGLSMGGHMASLAATNWPKPIPLVPCLSWSTASPVFTQGVMSASINWTLLEDQYFANKLYQNDLAKMVRIVGEEDAFLAGQHFAQHYPASMKRVNELKEKSDDGDKEVRTITASETVINNKEFPKHPLFSDCNWREREALQFMCGIMDECTHLKNFEVPVDTELIIAVCARNDAYVPRDGCMSLDKIWPGAEIRYIDAGHVSAYLLHQKVFRSTIAEAFERSMKKYPLQVS
- the LOC143422298 gene encoding protein ABHD18 isoform X4, encoding MMPRSRLDAVYRSILLTKFFTKGWGSPQNLKRIFEFRRRLSNRETCYSLIPHDYPINVTKDEEWSDCHIIEGNFESPFNKHLPGIMPTETITAHFQVILPKKWSSHKVKPICLHLAGTGDHFFWRRRNLIAKPLLKESGIASLLLENPFYGSRKPQNQIRSCLHNVCDIFIMGGCLIMESIVLLNWCEKQGFGPLGLTGLSMGGHMASLAATNWPKPIPLVPCLSWSTASPVFTQGVMSASINWTLLEDQYFANKLYQNDLAKMVRIVGEEDAFLAGQHFAQHYPASMKRVNELKEKSDDGDKEVRTITASETVINNKECKDCDSRNKDNNLKNEIAEEKAARIFPLNLLSNKFKIKDSNTLKGNSKTSIIFRL
- the LOC143422298 gene encoding protein ABHD18 isoform X3 produces the protein MMPRSRLDAVYRSILLTKFFTKGWGSPQNLKRIFEFRRRLSNRETCYSLIPHDYPINVTKDEEWSDCHIIEGNFESPFNKHLPGIMPTETITAHFQVILPKKWSSHKVKPICLHLAGTGDHFFWRRRNLIAKPLLKESGIASLLLENPFYGSRKPQNQIRSCLHNVCDIFIMGGCLIMESIVLLNWCEKQGFGPLGLTGLSMGGHMASLAATNWPKPIPLVPCLSWSTASPVFTQGVMSASINWTLLEDQYFANKLYQNDLAKMVRIVGEEDAFLAGQHFAQHYPASMKRVNELKEKSDDGDKEVRTITASETVINNKECKDCDSRNKDNNLKNEIAEEKAARIFPLNLLSNKFKIKDSNTLKGKRLFVTSSKTSIIFRL